A DNA window from Aminipila luticellarii contains the following coding sequences:
- the nudC gene encoding NAD(+) diphosphatase gives MIQDIEPRKFDITFKDMKPKNTDYALLFCEEFVLMKQPDGQERAAEFLTFNELNALEEVREVKKRSTYLFSIDDNKYFSVNIPKEKEMDCRKKVIREGKVLAWISQNAFRALKEKWLGFAGITAVQINRWFLNHRYCGRCGKPLIYSKTERSLICENCHITEYPKISPAIIVGIVDGDKLLLTRYADRPYKRYALIAGFSEVGEALEDTVKREVMEEVGLKVKDITYYKSQPWSFSDSLLAGFFARLDGDNTVTLADGELAEGTWFSREQIPVNQEEIALTAEMIRYFADGNDVFK, from the coding sequence ATGATACAGGATATAGAACCACGTAAATTTGACATCACTTTTAAAGATATGAAGCCGAAGAATACAGACTATGCTTTGCTTTTTTGTGAAGAGTTTGTGTTGATGAAACAGCCTGATGGTCAGGAAAGAGCCGCAGAATTCCTTACTTTTAATGAACTGAATGCTTTGGAGGAAGTTCGGGAGGTGAAAAAAAGGAGTACCTATTTATTTTCTATAGATGACAATAAATATTTTTCGGTAAACATACCGAAAGAAAAGGAAATGGATTGTAGGAAAAAGGTAATCCGAGAGGGTAAGGTCTTGGCGTGGATCTCGCAAAATGCATTTAGGGCATTAAAGGAAAAGTGGCTGGGATTTGCAGGTATTACAGCGGTGCAGATAAACCGATGGTTTTTAAACCACAGATATTGCGGCAGATGCGGAAAACCTCTCATCTACAGCAAGACAGAACGGAGCTTGATCTGTGAGAACTGCCATATTACAGAGTATCCCAAAATTTCTCCGGCCATTATAGTGGGCATCGTCGATGGGGATAAGCTGCTGTTGACCCGATATGCTGACAGACCATATAAAAGATATGCCTTGATTGCCGGATTCAGCGAAGTCGGGGAAGCTCTGGAGGACACCGTGAAGCGGGAAGTCATGGAAGAGGTAGGCCTTAAAGTAAAAGACATCACCTACTATAAAAGCCAGCCCTGGTCTTTTTCAGATTCCCTTCTAGCCGGATTTTTTGCGCGGCTGGACGGAGATAATACAGTGACCCTGGCAGACGGAGAGCTGGCAGAGGGGACGTGGTTCTCCCGTGAACAGATCCCTGTGAACCAGGAGGAGATTGCATTGACCGCAGAAATGATTCGGTATTTTGCAGACGGAAACGATGTATTTAAATGA
- a CDS encoding cyclic nucleotide-binding domain-containing protein yields the protein MSNGSLTVTMKTELQKYGLSDFEEGDVKVLKFEKGQYLCREGFPMEYLLFMISGKAKAFVNITNGKSLLLAFYAKSGILGDIELMTDGICTTNVQALTEVTCMGISMKHGGERLRKNITFMNFVGAHLARKLDRCARNGAINILLPLETRLCSYVLMTSEDGLFNENLTEVAELLGTSYRHLLRTFDSLRKDGVLEKAARGYIIKDGIELQIRAQDFYMM from the coding sequence ATGTCAAATGGAAGTTTAACGGTTACCATGAAAACAGAATTGCAGAAGTATGGGTTATCGGATTTCGAAGAAGGAGATGTAAAGGTATTGAAGTTTGAAAAAGGCCAGTACCTTTGCAGAGAAGGTTTCCCCATGGAATATCTGTTATTTATGATAAGCGGTAAGGCAAAAGCTTTTGTCAATATAACCAATGGGAAATCTTTGCTTTTAGCATTTTATGCTAAGTCAGGGATACTGGGAGACATCGAACTGATGACAGACGGCATTTGCACGACGAATGTGCAGGCATTGACCGAAGTGACTTGCATGGGTATTTCCATGAAGCATGGAGGAGAACGCCTCAGAAAAAATATTACATTCATGAACTTTGTGGGTGCACATTTAGCTAGAAAGCTTGACCGGTGCGCCAGAAACGGAGCCATTAATATCCTGTTGCCCCTGGAGACCAGATTGTGTTCTTATGTGCTGATGACCAGCGAGGATGGACTTTTTAATGAAAATCTTACCGAGGTAGCGGAGCTGCTGGGAACAAGCTACAGGCATTTACTGCGGACCTTTGACAGCCTCCGGAAAGACGGCGTTTTAGAAAAAGCTGCCCGGGGGTACATTATAAAAGACGGAATTGAATTGCAGATACGAGCGCAGGATTTTTACATGATGTAA
- a CDS encoding DMT family transporter, whose product MYYFLSVFAGAVIAVMIAVNGVLTSHYSVYLATVIIHIVGLALITFILIRHKENPAPWKNKKLPLFLYSGGLVGVATTVFNNVAFGKISMSAILAIVLLGQSVTSIIIDHFGWLDMPYQPFNKKKLIGLSFIILGIVLIMVV is encoded by the coding sequence ATGTATTATTTTCTGTCTGTCTTTGCAGGAGCTGTCATTGCGGTGATGATTGCCGTAAACGGTGTACTGACATCCCATTACAGCGTATACCTTGCCACCGTTATTATCCACATAGTCGGTCTGGCACTTATCACGTTCATATTAATCCGGCATAAGGAGAATCCGGCTCCTTGGAAAAATAAAAAGCTTCCTCTTTTTTTATACTCAGGTGGCCTTGTGGGCGTTGCCACAACCGTTTTCAATAATGTGGCCTTTGGTAAAATCAGTATGTCTGCCATTCTGGCAATCGTTCTGCTGGGTCAAAGCGTTACGTCCATTATCATCGACCACTTCGGCTGGCTCGATATGCCATACCAGCCCTTCAACAAGAAAAAATTGATCGGACTTTCTTTTATTATTTTAGGAATTGTTCTGATTATGGTCGTATAA
- a CDS encoding DMT family transporter: MFTAIIVSFMAGVTVVISRTTNARLAAETSLFKSTFYNYALGLACSVLVLLSMHLFVVPQFPEAPLPFQWSRLWIYLGGAMGVCTVSISNAVVTRISSFYVTLLMFIGQIFAGIVLDIIISRTFSLGNLLGGICVTVGLILNLWFDKE, translated from the coding sequence ATGTTCACTGCCATTATTGTTTCTTTTATGGCCGGCGTGACTGTTGTAATATCCAGAACGACAAATGCTCGTCTGGCTGCCGAGACCAGCCTGTTTAAAAGCACCTTTTACAATTATGCTTTGGGACTGGCCTGCTCCGTCCTCGTGCTTCTTTCCATGCACCTTTTCGTTGTTCCTCAGTTTCCGGAAGCTCCGCTCCCGTTTCAATGGAGCCGGCTCTGGATCTATCTGGGCGGAGCTATGGGGGTCTGCACGGTCAGTATTTCCAATGCCGTCGTTACAAGGATTTCTTCTTTTTATGTAACGCTGCTCATGTTCATCGGACAGATTTTTGCCGGCATTGTTTTGGATATAATCATCAGCCGTACTTTTTCCTTAGGGAATCTGCTTGGGGGCATCTGTGTCACCGTCGGTTTGATTCTGAACCTCTGGTTCGACAAAGAATAA
- a CDS encoding PD-(D/E)XK nuclease family protein has translation MLNIFYGRENIDKDQFIFDRISGRTLLLVPDQFTLQAERNAFRYLGVRGLMEVEIISPSRLGLRVLREVGGEKISRLDRYGRHMLLSKIIAEEKNDLQVFRGLESKSSFIELVNNLISEMKQYNTPPEALPDILNSLTEDSLLYKKLQDVQAIYEKYELVISEKYIDTEDYLGHCMNRVQYSQMIKECEIWVYGFDYFTPKNLDLIRELIENARNVNVVITYSEGSRDGEIFSLTGYIIKKLERLSEGLSKPYTTVPITEKKYIRKERSPELSAVESELFSLPIKKWQSDAPAVTLVKAANPYAEAETAAAYITRLLREEGLRYKDIAVICNDLEVRGSIIQRVFSEYGLHPFMDKKRSILHNPVIGLNIYLMQLARGRMDAETVIGFIKTGLVGLSQDETEQLENYVYRFKIRGGMWKKDFTRGAKEYEEEELEEINRIRDFVMQSILAFTEPFKKAGTAGEKTAVLYYYLKDYLKVPDQIEKIMEEQNQKGYYEMAFEMAQIWKTAVDIYDQLVTVMGGEKLDTEELDAVLRAGFESVEMGMLPATIDEIIVGTMQRTRTGQIKALVVLGANDGVLPQTVSGDGILNDDEKTVLFKNKIEMCKLDEFRVMEEKLAIYRTLSKPEQYLFMSYAVSDNEGKELKPSGIFNKIADLFPKVPIRKDIISENNPLYLMEARNSGMRHLTEALRKSLEGESLQDCFKAALNWYRLNEQISLKQIQEGLFFKIKEESMSVSLAEELYKREEGKSLSISPSRLERFGRCPFAHFINYGLRPEEKRVFEIAGREMGDVYHLCLMRLSEYLTEKGIAITDKSSRWMSITPAECEEFVRQFMEHEGAEYKEGLLYGGNEESYKAERMRRVCTDAALILVEHVQRGSIQEVFFEAEFGKAPDKQFPPICVETAQGKVFVEGKIDRVDLLPGDYVKIIDYKSGSERFDTEEAKGGWRLQLMLYLKAALNKNTPEKGTENKPAGVFYFKLDEPVFDAGDLESGKLEERIRTEFRKSFKLDGILVNEPEVVESIAGDFVGSSDIVPVRKNKEGEILGTGKDKLLTPEEFEELRAAVDSKITELCGQLAQGKVDIAPGRSGNETACNYCMYRSVCKFDLAFEGCAYRNIK, from the coding sequence ATGCTGAACATTTTTTACGGAAGAGAAAACATCGATAAAGATCAATTCATCTTTGATCGAATATCGGGGCGAACCCTGCTGCTGGTACCCGATCAGTTCACCTTGCAGGCAGAACGGAACGCTTTCAGGTATTTAGGGGTCCGAGGTCTGATGGAGGTGGAGATCATAAGCCCTTCCAGGCTTGGGCTGCGCGTTCTGCGGGAAGTAGGCGGGGAAAAAATATCCCGATTGGACAGATACGGGAGACATATGCTTCTGTCAAAAATAATTGCGGAGGAAAAAAATGATTTGCAGGTCTTTAGAGGTTTAGAGTCTAAGTCTTCCTTTATAGAGTTAGTGAATAACCTGATTTCGGAAATGAAACAGTATAATACCCCTCCGGAAGCCCTTCCTGATATTTTGAACAGCCTTACGGAAGATTCCTTGCTGTATAAAAAATTGCAGGATGTGCAGGCGATTTATGAAAAGTATGAATTGGTCATATCAGAGAAATACATCGATACGGAAGATTATTTGGGGCATTGCATGAACAGGGTGCAGTATTCCCAGATGATAAAGGAATGTGAGATCTGGGTGTACGGCTTTGATTATTTTACTCCCAAGAACCTGGATCTTATCCGAGAGCTTATAGAGAACGCCCGAAATGTCAATGTGGTGATAACCTACAGTGAAGGCAGTCGGGACGGCGAAATTTTTTCACTGACAGGCTATATCATAAAAAAACTGGAGAGACTTTCAGAGGGGTTATCAAAACCTTATACGACGGTGCCCATCACGGAGAAAAAATATATCCGAAAGGAGAGGTCTCCTGAACTTTCAGCTGTAGAATCGGAACTGTTTTCCTTACCGATTAAAAAATGGCAGAGTGATGCTCCCGCAGTAACCTTGGTGAAGGCAGCCAATCCGTATGCAGAAGCTGAGACTGCCGCAGCGTATATAACCAGACTGCTGAGAGAGGAAGGACTTCGTTATAAGGACATTGCGGTTATCTGTAACGACCTGGAGGTACGCGGTTCTATTATACAGCGCGTTTTTAGCGAATACGGACTGCATCCGTTCATGGACAAAAAAAGAAGTATTCTGCACAATCCGGTTATCGGTCTCAATATTTATTTGATGCAGCTTGCCAGAGGAAGAATGGACGCAGAGACCGTAATCGGATTTATAAAGACAGGACTGGTAGGGCTTTCCCAGGATGAGACAGAACAGCTTGAAAATTATGTTTATCGGTTTAAAATTCGAGGCGGCATGTGGAAAAAGGATTTTACACGCGGTGCAAAGGAATATGAAGAGGAAGAGCTGGAAGAAATCAATCGGATCCGAGATTTTGTAATGCAGAGCATTCTGGCTTTTACAGAACCTTTTAAGAAAGCAGGCACCGCAGGGGAGAAAACAGCGGTACTGTATTATTACCTGAAAGATTATCTGAAGGTGCCGGACCAGATCGAAAAAATCATGGAAGAACAAAATCAAAAGGGATACTACGAAATGGCTTTTGAAATGGCTCAAATTTGGAAAACGGCAGTGGATATCTATGATCAGCTGGTTACCGTTATGGGCGGGGAGAAGTTGGATACGGAAGAGCTGGATGCTGTTTTAAGAGCCGGCTTTGAGTCTGTGGAAATGGGTATGCTGCCGGCGACCATAGATGAAATCATTGTGGGAACCATGCAGCGTACCAGAACAGGACAAATAAAAGCACTGGTGGTGTTAGGTGCCAATGATGGCGTTCTGCCTCAGACTGTAAGCGGAGACGGAATTTTAAACGACGATGAGAAAACAGTTCTTTTCAAAAATAAAATAGAAATGTGCAAGCTGGACGAATTTAGAGTTATGGAAGAAAAGCTTGCCATATACAGAACCTTGTCTAAACCGGAACAATATTTGTTCATGAGCTATGCCGTATCGGATAACGAAGGAAAAGAGCTGAAGCCTTCTGGAATTTTTAATAAAATAGCGGACCTTTTTCCAAAGGTTCCGATCAGAAAGGACATCATCAGTGAGAATAATCCGCTTTATTTGATGGAAGCAAGGAACAGCGGTATGCGGCACCTGACGGAAGCTCTCCGTAAAAGTCTGGAAGGGGAATCTTTGCAGGACTGTTTTAAAGCCGCCTTGAACTGGTACAGGCTGAATGAACAAATATCTTTGAAACAGATTCAGGAGGGGCTTTTCTTTAAAATTAAAGAAGAAAGTATGAGCGTTTCTTTGGCGGAGGAGCTTTATAAAAGAGAAGAAGGCAAGAGCCTGTCCATCAGTCCTTCAAGATTAGAAAGGTTTGGAAGATGTCCCTTTGCCCACTTTATTAACTATGGCTTAAGACCGGAAGAAAAACGAGTTTTTGAAATTGCCGGGCGTGAGATGGGGGACGTTTATCATTTATGTCTGATGAGATTGTCGGAATATTTAACGGAGAAGGGGATTGCCATCACCGATAAAAGCTCCCGTTGGATGAGCATTACCCCCGCAGAATGCGAGGAATTTGTCCGTCAGTTTATGGAACACGAAGGTGCGGAATATAAAGAAGGTTTGTTGTACGGAGGAAATGAGGAGAGCTATAAAGCCGAAAGAATGAGGCGGGTCTGTACCGATGCCGCATTAATACTGGTGGAACATGTTCAGCGGGGCAGTATTCAGGAAGTATTTTTTGAAGCAGAGTTTGGAAAGGCTCCCGACAAACAATTTCCGCCTATTTGTGTAGAAACCGCGCAAGGAAAGGTTTTTGTGGAGGGAAAGATAGACAGAGTAGATCTGCTTCCGGGGGACTATGTAAAAATAATAGACTATAAATCCGGAAGTGAACGGTTCGATACGGAAGAGGCAAAGGGCGGCTGGCGGCTGCAGCTAATGTTGTATCTGAAAGCGGCCTTGAATAAAAATACGCCTGAAAAGGGCACAGAGAATAAACCGGCAGGCGTTTTCTATTTTAAGCTGGATGAACCTGTTTTTGACGCCGGAGATCTGGAAAGCGGGAAACTGGAGGAAAGAATAAGAACCGAATTCAGGAAATCCTTTAAGCTGGACGGGATTTTGGTGAACGAACCGGAGGTGGTGGAGAGTATAGCGGGAGACTTTGTCGGAAGTTCAGACATCGTGCCTGTCCGTAAGAATAAAGAAGGGGAAATTCTTGGAACCGGAAAAGATAAACTGCTTACCCCCGAAGAATTTGAAGAGCTTCGGGCAGCGGTGGATAGCAAGATTACGGAGCTTTGCGGGCAGCTGGCTCAAGGAAAGGTGGATATAGCACCGGGACGGTCGGGAAATGAAACAGCCTGCAATTACTGTATGTACCGAAGTGTATGCAAATTTGACTTAGCGTTTGAAGGCTGTGCTTACAGGAATATCAAATAG
- a CDS encoding nitronate monooxygenase, whose amino-acid sequence MERNTKLNEILVSLMNSVLKVEEQSIKQSGNIDLSITEIHTLEAVGAGKLKTMTQVAGSLKISVSTLTVAINKLVKKGYVERCRIPEDRRIVKIGLTEAGIAVVEEHQAFHSNMIEEITLNMTDAEIDVLLKSLEGLRDFFRMRLIKPVRSEGPMELKPMDLNGLKIPVPIFQGGMGIGVSMWKLAAAVAKCGGVGVISGAQTGYTEEDFYSDPLSANVRAIKRQVELAVNAVKDVPGAGPIGVNMMCVARNYEEITKAAVEAGAKIIISGAGLPTALPGIIKDKDIKLVPIVSSARAAGLIIRNWAKKHNRMPDAFVFEGPKAGGHLGYKEEQLEIADENFYKTLMEIKAEIASIPECKLIVGGGIFTKEDVQMALSYGADGVQVGTKFVATEECDAPDSFKQAYVNCQKSDITIIKSPVGMPGRAIRNKFVAEVAEREEKLPIVRCNGCMTACNPKVAPYCITEALISAANGDAENGLIFCGSNAYLVDKIVKVRDVFEELTGK is encoded by the coding sequence GTGGAAAGAAATACGAAGCTAAACGAAATACTGGTCAGCCTTATGAACAGTGTCTTAAAGGTTGAAGAGCAATCTATAAAACAGTCAGGCAATATTGACCTTTCTATTACAGAGATTCACACCCTGGAGGCTGTTGGAGCCGGAAAATTAAAGACGATGACCCAAGTGGCAGGTTCCTTGAAAATCAGTGTCAGCACACTGACCGTAGCGATTAATAAGCTGGTAAAGAAGGGATATGTGGAAAGATGCAGAATTCCTGAAGACAGAAGAATCGTCAAAATCGGGCTTACTGAGGCAGGAATTGCTGTGGTTGAAGAGCATCAAGCTTTTCACAGCAATATGATTGAAGAGATTACGTTAAATATGACGGATGCGGAGATAGATGTCCTTCTAAAATCATTAGAAGGACTAAGAGATTTTTTCAGAATGAGGCTTATAAAGCCTGTTAGAAGCGAGGGACCTATGGAACTGAAACCAATGGATTTAAATGGATTAAAAATACCCGTACCGATATTTCAGGGAGGCATGGGTATAGGCGTTTCTATGTGGAAGCTGGCAGCTGCGGTAGCAAAATGCGGGGGTGTCGGTGTGATATCCGGTGCACAAACAGGATATACGGAAGAAGATTTTTACTCGGATCCGCTGTCTGCCAATGTGAGAGCTATAAAAAGACAAGTGGAGCTGGCCGTCAACGCAGTAAAAGACGTACCGGGCGCGGGTCCCATCGGCGTCAACATGATGTGTGTGGCAAGAAATTATGAAGAAATAACGAAAGCCGCGGTGGAAGCCGGAGCTAAAATCATTATTTCCGGAGCGGGTCTTCCTACAGCACTTCCGGGCATTATAAAGGACAAGGACATAAAACTTGTACCCATCGTTTCCTCCGCGAGAGCAGCCGGGCTGATCATACGCAACTGGGCTAAAAAGCACAACCGGATGCCGGATGCCTTCGTGTTTGAAGGCCCTAAAGCGGGAGGCCATTTAGGCTATAAAGAAGAACAATTAGAAATAGCAGATGAAAACTTTTATAAAACGCTTATGGAGATCAAGGCTGAAATAGCCAGCATTCCTGAATGCAAGCTGATTGTAGGAGGAGGCATTTTTACAAAAGAAGATGTCCAGATGGCTTTATCTTATGGAGCGGACGGTGTTCAAGTAGGCACCAAGTTCGTGGCTACGGAGGAATGTGATGCCCCAGATAGCTTTAAGCAGGCCTATGTGAATTGTCAGAAAAGCGATATTACCATTATCAAAAGCCCCGTAGGAATGCCGGGCAGAGCCATAAGAAATAAGTTTGTGGCAGAAGTGGCAGAGCGGGAAGAAAAACTGCCTATTGTGCGCTGCAACGGCTGCATGACGGCCTGCAATCCAAAAGTCGCACCGTACTGTATAACAGAAGCCTTAATTTCGGCAGCAAACGGAGATGCGGAGAACGGACTGATATTCTGCGGAAGCAATGCGTACCTGGTGGATAAAATTGTAAAGGTTCGTGATGTGTTTGAAGAATTGACCGGAAAATAA
- the fabZ gene encoding 3-hydroxyacyl-ACP dehydratase FabZ, with protein MLMNREQIMEVIPHRDPFLLIDEVEEMEEGKSITAIKHVSEKEYYFAGHFPQEKVMPGVLIIEALAQAGAVAILSMPEHRGKIAYFGGIKEARFRQKVVPGDTLRLHVELDRLRSSSGKGEATAYLGDKVACKCEITFAIG; from the coding sequence ATGTTAATGAACAGAGAGCAGATTATGGAAGTCATTCCGCATAGAGATCCGTTTCTTTTAATTGATGAGGTTGAAGAAATGGAAGAAGGCAAAAGCATTACGGCGATCAAGCATGTAAGTGAAAAAGAGTATTATTTTGCCGGGCATTTTCCGCAGGAGAAAGTGATGCCGGGCGTGTTGATCATAGAAGCACTGGCACAGGCAGGAGCAGTGGCTATTTTATCCATGCCGGAGCACCGGGGCAAAATTGCTTATTTCGGCGGTATAAAGGAAGCAAGATTCCGACAAAAGGTTGTGCCCGGAGATACCCTTCGCCTGCATGTAGAACTGGATCGCCTTCGCAGCAGCTCCGGGAAAGGAGAAGCAACGGCTTATTTGGGAGATAAAGTGGCCTGTAAATGTGAAATAACTTTTGCTATAGGCTAA
- the fabF gene encoding beta-ketoacyl-ACP synthase II yields the protein MMKRVVITGLGAITPVGNNTADFWEGIKAGKNGIDQITIMDTTYQKAVMGGEVKDFEYEDKRAAKRLDRSSQFGLTAAREAVKDSGIVSGENVDPYRFGVVAGTGIGGVMTLEEECKKATIKGEEKGYSRVSALLVPMVIPNILAGNISIAFQAKATSLGVVTACSAGTHSIGEAFRYIKHGYADVMLAGGAEAAFSPVCFAGFANMTALSTRKDKDRCSTPFDKERDGFVMGEGSGFLVLEEMEHALKRGAKIYGEVAGYGTTCDAYHVTSPSPSGEGAAASMKMALDEADMKPEQVDYINAHGTGTPINDAFETKAVKTIFGKDTKVPVSSTKSMTGHLLGAAGAIEAVICIKALEDNFVPPTINYKVPDEELDLDYVPNVGRGKELHVVMSNSLGFGGHNGTILLKRFVK from the coding sequence ATTATGAAAAGAGTTGTAATAACCGGATTAGGAGCAATAACGCCAGTAGGCAATAATACGGCTGATTTTTGGGAAGGCATTAAGGCCGGGAAAAATGGTATCGATCAGATCACGATTATGGATACGACCTATCAGAAAGCTGTCATGGGCGGAGAAGTAAAAGATTTTGAATATGAAGATAAGAGAGCGGCAAAACGGCTGGATCGCTCCTCTCAGTTTGGACTGACTGCTGCCAGGGAAGCGGTGAAGGACAGCGGAATCGTCAGCGGAGAAAATGTGGATCCCTATCGGTTCGGCGTGGTAGCCGGTACCGGTATCGGAGGGGTCATGACTCTGGAAGAGGAGTGTAAAAAGGCAACCATTAAGGGAGAAGAAAAAGGATATTCCAGAGTGTCTGCTCTGCTTGTTCCCATGGTCATCCCCAATATTTTAGCAGGCAATATCTCAATTGCCTTTCAGGCGAAGGCCACCAGTCTGGGCGTGGTGACGGCATGTTCGGCGGGCACTCACAGTATCGGCGAGGCTTTTCGATATATTAAACACGGCTATGCAGATGTGATGCTTGCCGGCGGTGCGGAAGCTGCCTTTTCGCCGGTCTGCTTTGCCGGGTTCGCAAATATGACAGCTTTGTCCACCCGAAAGGATAAGGATAGATGCTCCACACCGTTCGACAAGGAACGGGACGGTTTCGTCATGGGCGAAGGATCCGGGTTTCTGGTTCTGGAGGAAATGGAGCATGCTTTAAAGAGAGGGGCTAAAATATATGGTGAAGTGGCAGGATACGGTACGACCTGTGACGCATACCATGTGACTTCTCCGTCTCCGTCAGGAGAAGGAGCTGCCGCATCTATGAAGATGGCTCTTGATGAGGCGGACATGAAACCGGAACAGGTGGATTATATTAACGCTCATGGAACCGGAACCCCGATTAATGACGCATTTGAAACCAAAGCGGTCAAGACCATTTTCGGTAAGGATACAAAGGTTCCCGTAAGCTCCACCAAGAGCATGACAGGACACCTTCTGGGGGCGGCAGGAGCCATTGAGGCAGTGATCTGCATCAAGGCTCTGGAAGATAACTTTGTTCCCCCGACTATTAATTACAAGGTTCCCGATGAAGAGCTGGATCTCGACTATGTTCCAAATGTGGGAAGAGGCAAAGAATTACATGTTGTTATGTCAAATTCCTTAGGATTCGGCGGGCATAACGGTACTATTTTATTGAAGAGGTTTGTAAAATAA
- the fabG gene encoding 3-oxoacyl-[acyl-carrier-protein] reductase, producing MLKGKSAVITGGVRGIGRAIAEIFCKNGADVLLCYKSNDAAAEKTQDELAHYGTKVEILKGDVADPAFAAEAAAKAKADFGKIDILVNNAGITRDKLMIQMKNDDFDSVVDTNLKGSFYFLKEISSVMIRQRAGSIINLASVVGVKGNPGQVNYAASKAGVIGMTMSAAKELGRRNVRVNAIAPGFIETDMTGVLNDEQKKKMSEVISLGKMGLPEDVANVALFLASDLSGYITAQTICVDGGMSI from the coding sequence ATGTTAAAAGGTAAAAGTGCGGTGATTACCGGTGGAGTCAGAGGTATCGGCAGAGCCATTGCAGAAATCTTTTGCAAGAATGGGGCAGATGTCCTTCTGTGCTATAAGAGCAACGATGCGGCAGCGGAGAAAACACAGGATGAGCTGGCTCATTATGGTACAAAAGTAGAAATCCTGAAAGGAGACGTAGCCGATCCGGCATTTGCGGCAGAAGCTGCTGCAAAGGCAAAAGCAGACTTCGGAAAAATTGATATTTTAGTGAACAACGCAGGTATAACGAGAGACAAATTGATGATTCAGATGAAAAATGATGATTTTGACTCCGTGGTAGATACCAATTTAAAAGGTTCTTTTTATTTTCTCAAAGAAATCAGCAGCGTTATGATTCGGCAGAGAGCGGGAAGTATTATAAATCTTGCGTCCGTTGTAGGAGTGAAGGGAAATCCCGGACAGGTCAACTACGCCGCGTCAAAGGCCGGTGTTATCGGTATGACCATGTCAGCAGCCAAGGAGCTTGGAAGAAGAAATGTCAGGGTCAATGCGATTGCACCGGGATTTATTGAAACCGATATGACAGGTGTGCTGAATGATGAACAGAAGAAAAAGATGAGCGAAGTGATCAGCCTTGGGAAAATGGGACTGCCGGAGGATGTGGCCAATGTAGCCTTATTTCTGGCCAGCGATCTGTCTGGTTATATAACGGCGCAGACCATATGTGTGGACGGCGGCATGAGTATTTAA
- a CDS encoding ACP S-malonyltransferase has product MKIGLIFAGQGAQYTGMGKELYDHSEKAKEIMDLAGDQIKEWCFEGTKEMLRQTHITQPCVYTVTMAAYEALFEEIGKRDASLIDSLEIVGLAGFSLGEYAALTAAGTIDDIRKGMDIVTKRGTWMNEAGLDKDGVQRGSMIAAFGDRQAILDCVADVKADGILQGVNFNSPVQTVVAGDKESLERFKAEAKARKIKAIPLSVGTAFHSEMMKPAAAKLQDLLLKSGLKAPNKRVYSDVTAEDMMKGAEGLDEAGVGNFIAELMGRQAMSPVYWQEIIENMAAEGVECLIEIGPGTTLCGIAKKINSDILTLNIQDMESLQNTVKTLIENR; this is encoded by the coding sequence ATGAAGATTGGTTTGATATTTGCCGGGCAGGGAGCTCAGTATACGGGAATGGGAAAAGAACTTTACGACCACTCCGAGAAGGCTAAGGAGATCATGGATCTGGCCGGTGATCAGATTAAGGAATGGTGCTTTGAGGGCACGAAGGAAATGCTCAGACAGACCCATATTACTCAGCCTTGCGTCTATACCGTCACTATGGCAGCCTATGAGGCCTTATTTGAGGAAATCGGAAAGCGAGATGCTTCCTTGATTGATTCCCTTGAAATCGTCGGATTGGCAGGCTTTAGTCTGGGAGAATATGCCGCATTGACTGCGGCGGGAACCATTGATGATATCCGAAAAGGGATGGATATCGTGACTAAAAGGGGAACTTGGATGAATGAGGCCGGCCTGGATAAGGACGGTGTGCAGAGGGGCAGCATGATTGCTGCTTTTGGAGACAGACAGGCCATTTTAGACTGTGTGGCCGATGTGAAAGCGGACGGCATTCTGCAGGGCGTTAACTTTAATTCACCGGTACAGACCGTGGTAGCCGGAGATAAAGAATCGTTGGAACGCTTTAAGGCCGAAGCTAAGGCAAGAAAAATAAAGGCAATTCCTCTCAGCGTGGGAACTGCATTTCACAGCGAGATGATGAAACCGGCAGCAGCAAAGCTTCAGGACCTGCTTCTGAAAAGCGGATTAAAAGCACCGAATAAGCGTGTATATTCCGATGTGACCGCAGAAGATATGATGAAGGGTGCAGAAGGGCTGGATGAGGCCGGAGTCGGAAATTTTATCGCCGAATTGATGGGAAGGCAAGCGATGAGCCCGGTCTACTGGCAGGAAATTATTGAAAATATGGCGGCAGAAGGAGTAGAGTGCCTGATTGAAATCGGACCGGGAACTACGCTCTGCGGTATTGCCAAAAAAATAAATTCGGATATATTGACCTTAAATATACAGGACATGGAGAGCTTACAAAATACGGTAAAAACATTAATAGAAAATAGATAA